A single Arcobacter sp. FWKO B DNA region contains:
- a CDS encoding cysteine desulfurase, protein MIRLNGLQYNLLPNFTVDERYSFESLKVNEELDLLQVAFKKRFGFEYMKTFSFTKEGFCTFILDLEGIVAVSMGECEAIVQGAKLAQKYGKEIKWIGLSSTGEIEYDKIDKGIDFIFVSSYVIDTFVKTDLSRVKSLTNAKIISNISANFDKTCDMALLDSYKLSGFGTCAVLLTNQPIIQNIGNIDFLGAKICFEGITSQIFDYTSKELFLKYFQEIFGDDLFLFVNPDITLEYSLHIGLKGIKARYLIRSLALDEVYVSNGEGCSLGLSLPSRIIQSMGYSEDMSRCALVLNFDRDYTEQEAQKIVKLIHKNYRQIKALQ, encoded by the coding sequence ATGATTAGACTTAATGGTTTACAATACAATTTATTACCAAATTTTACTGTAGATGAGAGATATTCTTTTGAGTCTTTGAAAGTAAATGAAGAGTTGGATTTATTGCAAGTTGCATTTAAAAAAAGATTTGGTTTTGAGTATATGAAGACTTTTAGCTTTACAAAAGAGGGATTTTGTACTTTTATACTTGATTTAGAAGGAATTGTAGCTGTAAGTATGGGTGAATGTGAAGCTATAGTACAAGGTGCAAAACTAGCTCAAAAATACGGCAAAGAAATAAAATGGATAGGTTTATCAAGTACAGGTGAGATTGAGTATGACAAGATAGATAAAGGTATCGATTTTATTTTTGTCTCTTCTTATGTGATAGATACTTTTGTAAAAACAGATTTGAGTAGAGTTAAGTCTCTAACAAACGCCAAAATTATTTCAAATATCAGTGCAAATTTTGATAAAACTTGTGATATGGCATTACTTGATAGTTATAAATTATCAGGATTTGGTACTTGTGCCGTCTTACTAACCAATCAACCAATCATTCAAAATATAGGAAATATAGATTTCCTAGGTGCTAAGATATGCTTTGAAGGGATAACTAGTCAAATATTTGACTATACATCAAAAGAGCTTTTTTTAAAATACTTCCAAGAGATTTTTGGTGATGATTTATTTTTATTTGTAAATCCTGATATTACCCTTGAATATTCTCTTCATATAGGACTCAAAGGGATAAAAGCAAGGTATTTAATAAGAAGCCTAGCCCTTGATGAGGTATATGTATCCAACGGCGAAGGATGTAGCCTTGGACTTAGTCTTCCATCAAGAATAATCCAGTCTATGGGCTATAGTGAAGATATGAGTAGATGTGCTTTGGTGCTTAATTTTGATAGAGATTACACCGAGCAAGAAGCTCAAAAAATAGTTAAACTCATACATAAAAACTATAGACAAATAAAGGCTTTACAGTAG
- a CDS encoding winged helix-turn-helix domain-containing protein, producing MITKVKVWIEDGDSNLVFGSGKSEILESIDKTGSISDASKQVGMNYKKAWNHIKILQDYIEDDLTITTKGSSGGTVLTPKAKEIIQKFKILHDDVNTYAKQRFDELFKIDGNDILRVKND from the coding sequence ATGATAACAAAAGTAAAAGTATGGATTGAAGACGGTGATTCAAATTTGGTTTTTGGTAGCGGTAAGAGTGAGATTTTGGAATCTATAGATAAAACAGGCTCTATTTCAGATGCTTCCAAACAAGTGGGGATGAACTATAAAAAAGCGTGGAATCATATCAAAATACTTCAAGATTATATTGAAGATGATTTGACTATCACCACAAAAGGTAGTAGTGGTGGGACAGTCCTTACTCCAAAAGCAAAAGAGATAATCCAAAAATTCAAAATCCTTCATGATGATGTAAACACCTATGCAAAACAGAGGTTTGATGAGCTGTTTAAAATCGATGGAAACGATATACTAAGGGTAAAAAATGATTAG
- a CDS encoding ModE family transcriptional regulator — translation MSKEIEIISKYLDENGKLPCIKGFAVASKLGVSTCEIGAITKELGIRVTDCELGVFGNLEFLDKDEEIYSQIIKKANESKQIECKTLWDEAKKSSLKMVGSTVKNSDIEVVYCQLGCFRTRSHSGRKH, via the coding sequence ATGTCCAAAGAGATTGAGATAATTTCCAAATATTTGGATGAAAACGGCAAACTACCTTGTATAAAGGGGTTTGCTGTTGCTTCAAAGCTAGGAGTTAGCACTTGTGAAATAGGTGCAATTACAAAAGAATTAGGTATTAGAGTAACTGATTGCGAACTTGGAGTTTTTGGTAATTTGGAATTTTTGGATAAAGATGAAGAGATTTACAGCCAAATAATCAAAAAAGCAAATGAATCAAAACAAATAGAATGCAAAACTTTATGGGATGAAGCAAAAAAAAGTAGTCTCAAGATGGTCGGTAGTACAGTCAAAAACTCTGATATAGAAGTGGTATATTGTCAGTTGGGATGTTTTAGGACTAGAAGTCACAGCGGAAGGAAGCACTAG
- the fdhD gene encoding formate dehydrogenase accessory sulfurtransferase FdhD: protein MDKTRYLKTVVIDKLIDNNAKEIDDVTIEEARLNVYLNGEKAISMMCIPIDQEAHAIGFLMSENVISSIDDIEELVLSEDGLRVDVKAVIDEGSLENLYKEKTLVSGCGGGVTANIAGDVKIPFNQTAFKVTPHTISSEVAKFYEESELYKLTGCVHKAMIYLLDGTTVTSEDIGRHNAIDKVVGKCKLQGHDTTKSILFVSGRLSSEMVVKAVMHKIPIIVSRTAPTYLGVQTAHIHGLTLIGFARGRKMNVYTHSGRIDVQRD, encoded by the coding sequence ATGGACAAAACGAGATATTTAAAAACCGTAGTAATAGATAAGCTTATAGATAATAACGCCAAAGAAATAGATGATGTAACCATTGAAGAAGCAAGACTAAATGTCTATCTCAATGGAGAAAAAGCAATATCAATGATGTGTATTCCAATAGATCAAGAAGCTCATGCCATAGGGTTTTTGATGAGTGAGAATGTCATATCAAGTATTGATGATATTGAAGAGCTTGTATTAAGTGAAGATGGACTAAGAGTTGATGTCAAGGCAGTTATTGATGAAGGCTCATTAGAAAATCTTTACAAAGAAAAAACACTAGTAAGTGGATGTGGAGGGGGAGTGACTGCAAATATAGCTGGAGATGTAAAAATACCATTTAATCAAACAGCTTTTAAAGTCACACCTCATACAATCTCTAGTGAAGTTGCAAAATTTTATGAAGAGAGTGAACTATACAAACTAACAGGATGTGTTCATAAAGCAATGATTTATTTGCTTGATGGAACAACCGTAACTTCTGAAGATATAGGTCGCCACAATGCTATAGACAAAGTAGTGGGAAAATGTAAATTACAAGGTCATGATACAACAAAATCAATCCTTTTTGTAAGTGGAAGATTAAGTTCAGAAATGGTTGTAAAAGCGGTAATGCATAAAATCCCAATAATAGTATCAAGAACAGCTCCAACTTATCTTGGTGTTCAAACTGCACATATTCATGGACTTACATTGATTGGGTTTGCAAGGGGTAGAAAAATGAATGTTTATACTCATAGCGGAAGAATTGATGTCCAAAGAGATTGA
- a CDS encoding cytochrome b/b6 domain-containing protein — translation MENKTSFISEYKAYLIIGFLFVLLTYWYFWLATIADINYVYQFILQMLQGNFTGQIVPFETLSHYEQSKVGPFGPEYESMAPEVIRAFEERQHLLPIVFFVEFLLFLTMFIIAKGRKQAKVTNPNDLVQVYSVFQRVVILLNIVVMIYLFITGFSITFGNVTGGGYIPRLMRATHEIVGVGWIPVWLIMTVIAFKDHKFFVRPSVKWWNSVFLKGKYEPMNRINYYMYVAFGFILCVSGFVLWFMHPEALTHAETIQLKRFTLFMHFMGSAIISFFTFETVYSYFVSVKGYIPGVWSGKLPKEYLEQLRPDVLEEMKK, via the coding sequence ATGGAAAATAAAACAAGTTTCATAAGTGAATATAAAGCATATTTGATAATAGGCTTTTTATTTGTACTACTAACATATTGGTATTTTTGGTTGGCGACAATTGCAGACATAAACTATGTATATCAGTTTATATTACAAATGTTGCAAGGCAATTTTACTGGTCAAATAGTACCTTTTGAAACTTTAAGTCATTATGAACAAAGTAAAGTTGGACCTTTTGGACCAGAATATGAATCTATGGCACCAGAGGTAATAAGAGCCTTTGAAGAAAGACAACATCTTTTGCCAATAGTATTTTTTGTTGAGTTTTTATTATTCCTTACTATGTTTATCATAGCAAAGGGTAGAAAACAAGCAAAAGTAACAAATCCTAATGATTTGGTGCAAGTTTATTCTGTATTTCAAAGGGTAGTAATTTTACTTAATATCGTAGTGATGATTTATCTATTTATCACTGGATTTTCAATAACATTTGGAAATGTAACAGGTGGTGGATATATACCAAGACTTATGAGAGCAACGCATGAAATAGTTGGAGTTGGTTGGATTCCAGTATGGCTTATTATGACAGTTATCGCTTTTAAAGACCACAAATTTTTCGTCAGACCTAGTGTCAAATGGTGGAATAGTGTATTTTTAAAAGGCAAGTATGAGCCTATGAATAGAATCAACTATTATATGTATGTTGCGTTTGGATTTATCTTATGTGTGAGTGGATTTGTGTTATGGTTTATGCATCCAGAAGCTTTGACTCACGCTGAGACAATTCAGCTCAAAAGGTTTACTTTATTTATGCACTTTATGGGTAGTGCTATTATCTCATTTTTCACATTTGAGACGGTATATTCATATTTTGTATCGGTAAAAGGATATATCCCTGGTGTTTGGAGTGGTAAATTACCAAAAGAGTATTTAGAACAATTAAGACCAGATGTTTTAGAGGAAATGAAAAAATAA
- the fdh3B gene encoding formate dehydrogenase FDH3 subunit beta has translation MGSLEVARMKFYCDEKRCIHCDGCSIACAEAHELPVSVSRRKVVSINEGIEGLEFSLSVACMHCTDAPCQQVCPVDCFYIREDGIVLHDKNKCIGCAYCLYACPFGAPQFPKDGAFGTKGVMDKCTMCAGGPEETNSEKERHLYGQNRIAEGKVPMCAAMCSTKALLVGDSQEVSNIFRQRFVAQGKGVQSAPYGWTNAYGK, from the coding sequence ATGGGTAGTTTAGAAGTAGCTAGAATGAAATTTTACTGCGATGAAAAAAGATGTATTCATTGCGATGGCTGTTCTATTGCTTGTGCTGAGGCTCATGAGCTTCCAGTAAGTGTCAGTAGAAGAAAAGTTGTATCAATCAACGAAGGTATAGAGGGATTAGAGTTCTCTTTATCTGTTGCTTGTATGCATTGTACAGATGCACCTTGCCAACAAGTTTGTCCAGTTGATTGTTTCTATATTAGAGAAGATGGTATAGTATTACATGATAAAAACAAATGTATAGGTTGTGCTTATTGTCTATACGCTTGCCCTTTTGGTGCTCCACAGTTTCCAAAAGATGGTGCATTTGGTACAAAAGGTGTAATGGATAAATGTACAATGTGTGCTGGTGGTCCTGAAGAGACAAATTCTGAAAAAGAAAGACATCTTTATGGACAAAACAGAATTGCAGAAGGTAAAGTTCCTATGTGTGCAGCTATGTGTTCAACTAAAGCACTTTTAGTTGGAGATAGCCAAGAAGTATCAAATATTTTTAGACAAAGATTTGTAGCACAAGGAAAAGGAGTACAATCTGCACCTTATGGATGGACAAACGCATATGGAAAATAA
- a CDS encoding formate dehydrogenase subunit alpha, producing the protein MSVNAYETLNAKVGRRSFLKMTALAGAFGVTSSLASTGVTREATAEEIKNPFPGSKEVKTICTACSVGCGVIAEVQNGVWVRQEVAQDHPVSLGGHCCKGADMIDMVRSEVRLKYPMVKQNGQWKRISWNEALDGISKKLDELRQKDGPDAVQFLGSAKISNEQAYYFRKFAAMFGTNNIDHQARIUHSSTVAGVANTFGYGAMTNSLGDIQNSKAIIIFGSNPAVNHPVGFQHFLKAKERNNAKIIVIDPRFTKTAAKADIYAPIRPGTDIPFMYGMLHLIFKNNWHDKNFIASRVYGMDQIIEESKQWTPEKVEDVTGIKAEQLIQITKLYASSKPGTLIWCMGLTQHTIGTSNTRLAPIVQLALGNIGVAGGGTNILRGHDNVQGATDMGCLSDSLPGYYGLAEGSWKYFASQWGVDFDWLQGRFKSPEWMGKQGFTLARWWAGVLGGNPGEDAIDNAGTRLKALLVFGNGITSTAQTAKVKEGLDNLELLVLADPFVNEAAILTDKMDNVYILPAATQFETSGSVTATNRSAQWRYKVIEPMYESKPDHEIMFELAKRLGFFEQLTAGMGKGTNFTWPEDATNEIARVIKTIGLTGWTSERIKKHTDNWHMFDEVSLAGYGEMSGEYYGLPWPCWTTTHCGSPNLYDTSKPVRLGGMGFRNNFGMERNGVTLLSENNSAPRGGVQNSGYPEITKDNIEEVLKIKLTEEEKAQMGANWKVDKSNLIAQKCMEAGIAPYGNAKARAIVWGWADEIPLHREPLHSPRTDLVQQFPSFADKKNHFRVDTRYVSEQTKQDWAKDFPINLVTGRLVNMNGAGIENRASKYLAKLTPEMFCDINPDLAGEYGIRNGAMMWIHSPQGTKIKVKAKFSHSVASDRIFIPFHFAGVFQGTDLGHKYPEGTKPYATGESANTVTNYGYDIVTQIPETKGGLCAISKA; encoded by the coding sequence ATGTCAGTAAATGCATATGAGACTCTAAATGCAAAGGTTGGAAGAAGGTCATTTCTTAAAATGACTGCTTTAGCAGGTGCGTTTGGAGTTACTTCTAGCTTAGCTAGTACAGGTGTTACTAGAGAAGCGACTGCGGAAGAGATTAAAAATCCTTTTCCAGGGTCAAAAGAAGTTAAAACAATATGTACAGCATGCTCTGTTGGATGTGGAGTTATTGCTGAAGTACAAAATGGTGTTTGGGTAAGACAAGAAGTTGCACAAGATCACCCAGTGAGTCTTGGTGGGCATTGTTGTAAAGGTGCAGATATGATCGATATGGTTAGATCTGAAGTAAGACTTAAATACCCAATGGTAAAACAAAATGGACAATGGAAAAGAATTTCTTGGAATGAAGCATTAGATGGAATTTCAAAAAAACTTGATGAACTAAGACAAAAAGATGGACCAGATGCTGTGCAATTTTTAGGTTCTGCAAAAATAAGCAATGAACAAGCTTATTATTTCAGAAAATTTGCAGCAATGTTTGGTACAAATAATATAGATCATCAAGCAAGAATCTGACACAGCTCAACAGTCGCCGGTGTGGCGAATACTTTTGGTTATGGAGCTATGACAAATTCTTTGGGAGATATTCAAAATTCTAAAGCAATTATAATTTTTGGTTCAAACCCTGCGGTAAATCACCCAGTAGGTTTCCAACATTTTCTAAAAGCTAAAGAAAGAAACAATGCTAAAATTATAGTAATAGACCCTAGATTTACAAAAACTGCTGCAAAAGCAGATATTTATGCACCTATTAGACCAGGTACTGATATACCATTTATGTATGGTATGTTGCATCTTATTTTCAAAAACAACTGGCATGATAAAAACTTCATAGCTAGTAGAGTTTATGGAATGGATCAAATAATTGAAGAATCTAAACAATGGACTCCTGAGAAGGTAGAAGATGTTACAGGAATTAAAGCGGAGCAATTAATCCAAATTACAAAACTGTATGCTTCAAGCAAACCTGGAACTTTGATATGGTGTATGGGACTTACTCAGCACACTATAGGAACATCAAATACTAGACTTGCTCCAATTGTACAACTAGCTCTTGGAAATATCGGAGTTGCTGGTGGTGGAACAAATATCTTAAGAGGACACGATAATGTTCAAGGTGCTACTGATATGGGTTGTTTATCTGACTCATTACCAGGGTATTATGGACTAGCAGAAGGTTCTTGGAAATATTTTGCATCACAATGGGGAGTTGATTTTGATTGGTTACAAGGAAGATTCAAATCACCAGAGTGGATGGGTAAACAAGGCTTTACACTTGCTCGTTGGTGGGCTGGAGTTTTAGGTGGAAATCCTGGTGAAGATGCTATTGATAATGCTGGTACAAGGCTGAAAGCTCTTTTAGTATTTGGAAATGGTATCACATCAACTGCACAAACAGCAAAAGTTAAAGAAGGACTTGATAATCTTGAATTATTAGTTCTTGCAGACCCATTTGTAAATGAAGCTGCTATTTTGACTGATAAAATGGATAATGTATATATACTTCCTGCAGCTACTCAATTTGAAACAAGTGGTAGTGTTACTGCAACAAATAGAAGTGCACAATGGAGATATAAAGTTATCGAGCCTATGTATGAATCAAAACCAGATCATGAGATAATGTTTGAACTTGCAAAAAGACTTGGCTTTTTTGAACAGTTAACTGCTGGAATGGGTAAGGGGACAAATTTTACTTGGCCAGAAGATGCGACAAATGAAATAGCAAGAGTTATAAAAACTATTGGTTTGACTGGTTGGACAAGCGAAAGAATTAAAAAACATACTGACAATTGGCATATGTTTGATGAGGTAAGTTTGGCTGGATATGGTGAGATGAGTGGTGAGTATTATGGTTTACCTTGGCCTTGCTGGACTACGACACATTGTGGAAGTCCAAATCTTTATGATACAAGTAAACCTGTAAGACTAGGTGGAATGGGCTTTAGAAACAATTTTGGGATGGAAAGAAATGGTGTTACACTACTTTCTGAAAATAATTCTGCACCAAGAGGTGGAGTTCAAAATAGTGGATATCCTGAGATTACAAAAGATAATATTGAAGAAGTCTTAAAAATCAAGCTTACAGAAGAAGAAAAAGCACAAATGGGTGCAAATTGGAAAGTTGATAAATCTAACCTTATTGCACAAAAATGTATGGAAGCTGGAATTGCTCCTTATGGAAATGCAAAAGCTAGAGCTATTGTATGGGGTTGGGCAGATGAGATACCTCTTCATAGAGAACCATTACATTCGCCAAGAACAGATTTAGTACAACAATTCCCAAGTTTTGCTGATAAGAAAAACCATTTTAGGGTTGATACTAGATATGTAAGTGAACAAACAAAACAAGACTGGGCAAAAGATTTCCCAATCAATCTTGTAACGGGAAGACTTGTAAATATGAATGGTGCTGGTATTGAAAACAGAGCATCAAAATATCTTGCAAAATTAACCCCAGAGATGTTTTGTGATATTAATCCAGATTTAGCTGGAGAATATGGTATAAGAAATGGTGCTATGATGTGGATACATTCTCCTCAAGGTACTAAAATCAAGGTAAAAGCTAAATTTTCACATTCAGTTGCATCTGATAGAATTTTTATACCTTTCCATTTTGCTGGTGTATTTCAAGGTACAGATTTAGGTCATAAATATCCTGAAGGTACTAAACCTTATGCAACAGGTGAAAGTGCAAATACTGTTACAAATTACGGTTATGATATCGTTACACAAATCCCTGAAACAAAAGGTGGATTATGTGCGATTAGTAAAGCTTAG
- a CDS encoding twin-arginine translocation signal domain-containing protein, whose amino-acid sequence MQNSRRDFVKKAAIVTGTAALGATVLTATTVKGSASQVSNGVVVGKSKKQEILYKKTAAWEEYYKQAK is encoded by the coding sequence GTGCAAAATAGCAGAAGAGATTTTGTCAAAAAAGCGGCAATAGTGACTGGTACTGCTGCACTTGGTGCTACTGTATTGACAGCTACTACGGTAAAAGGTTCAGCATCACAAGTAAGTAATGGTGTTGTGGTTGGAAAATCTAAAAAACAAGAGATTTTATACAAAAAAACAGCTGCTTGGGAAGAATATTACAAACAAGCTAAATAA
- a CDS encoding TorD/DmsD family molecular chaperone — MKNNMELNKARAIYYNLFANFFVFLGDNSQYFNLLNLLETIKKAPLDDDSLKAVSNILSKLDLTSNQALMHEYDELFHNPQTKNIRTTASFYDEQVESGKKRVQMLEFIAKTALRRDEKKYHEYEDSIGFILGFMAELIELSNNGQKEYDNTIHCIFAQILNEFIDEFAKSVYEHEKADIYKNLMVILHSFIEFERLYLEVSKPKPKEDLKPKDNLSDEERARRERNKALKALGPKQSCSDGSCGV; from the coding sequence ATGAAAAATAATATGGAATTAAATAAAGCTAGGGCAATTTATTATAACCTATTTGCGAACTTTTTTGTTTTTTTAGGTGATAATTCACAATATTTTAATTTGTTAAATTTGCTTGAAACTATAAAGAAAGCACCACTTGATGATGATAGTTTAAAAGCTGTGAGTAATATATTGAGTAAGCTTGACCTTACATCAAATCAAGCTTTGATGCACGAGTATGATGAATTGTTTCATAATCCACAAACAAAAAATATAAGAACAACAGCATCGTTTTATGATGAGCAAGTAGAAAGTGGTAAAAAAAGGGTTCAAATGCTTGAATTTATCGCAAAAACTGCCTTAAGAAGAGATGAAAAGAAATACCATGAATATGAAGATAGTATAGGTTTTATACTAGGTTTTATGGCTGAACTTATAGAGCTTTCAAATAATGGACAAAAAGAGTATGACAATACAATCCATTGTATTTTTGCTCAGATTTTAAATGAATTTATAGATGAGTTTGCAAAAAGTGTTTATGAGCATGAAAAAGCAGATATATACAAAAACTTAATGGTTATATTACACTCATTTATTGAGTTTGAGAGGTTATATCTTGAAGTTTCTAAGCCAAAACCAAAAGAAGATTTAAAACCAAAAGATAATCTTAGTGATGAAGAAAGAGCAAGAAGAGAAAGAAATAAAGCTTTGAAAGCTCTAGGTCCAAAACAATCATGTAGCGATGGGAGTTGTGGGGTTTAA
- a CDS encoding 4Fe-4S binding protein, with protein sequence MQEYVYYNPKGLDFPIDESILVTTSLQDSETFLFSNTDKIKSEVVLKEIDFYISNTKDNFSSKIQNIKKLYDIASIKFDYAQDVSYTQEVGNKLLLIGDVASCNSIKHYILADEFDLYQISEDMLENITGHIGNLEVSVNSKDIIVKLQVDQIIYFDAKEVATKQSGTLDPNILGQKECLEIVRKNISEYEYKKFTTYDKNICQYHERRGDICGKCVEVCPTVAIVKDETNKHLVFSQIDCHGCGGCISVCPSGALDYTSTNRDALYEISLMYKNHIPLIIPAKMDIQNIKLDLKEGVLPFMIDGEKFLHESSFLTLLQLSGSQVIFYTDFISKGSGDSIRILNDIYQKRYGKDAIIVAKDLDELKRALEEVSVIDDSYFNINQAGMKKREIFATRLENIVKSDDLGVVLTGEHIHYAHVRVDEAKCTLCLSCVGACNVNALWADSKTNELKLNPSVCTACGYCELSCPEKECLSIEKDVIKLNPSWFKSEVLAKDKLFACVECGKEFATVKAIEKVASKMIPIFADPIKERTLYCCEQCKPKVMMKDYVNQMKAGNI encoded by the coding sequence ATGCAAGAGTATGTATACTACAATCCAAAAGGGTTAGATTTTCCTATTGATGAGTCTATTTTAGTAACTACATCATTACAAGATAGTGAAACTTTTTTGTTCTCTAATACAGATAAAATAAAAAGTGAAGTGGTTTTAAAAGAGATTGACTTTTATATATCGAACACTAAAGATAATTTTTCTTCAAAAATTCAAAATATAAAAAAACTATATGATATAGCCTCTATTAAATTTGATTATGCACAAGATGTTTCATATACTCAAGAGGTTGGTAATAAACTTCTTTTAATAGGTGATGTAGCTAGTTGTAACTCAATAAAGCATTATATACTTGCAGATGAGTTTGATTTGTATCAAATTAGTGAAGATATGTTAGAAAATATCACAGGACATATTGGCAATTTAGAAGTGAGTGTAAATTCAAAAGATATTATTGTAAAACTTCAAGTTGATCAAATAATATATTTTGATGCAAAAGAGGTAGCTACTAAACAAAGTGGTACTTTAGACCCAAATATTTTAGGTCAAAAAGAGTGCTTAGAAATTGTAAGAAAAAATATAAGTGAATATGAATATAAAAAATTTACAACTTATGATAAAAATATTTGTCAATATCACGAAAGAAGAGGAGATATTTGTGGTAAATGTGTTGAAGTTTGCCCAACTGTAGCTATAGTAAAAGATGAGACAAATAAACATCTGGTTTTTTCTCAAATAGATTGTCATGGATGTGGTGGGTGTATTTCGGTTTGTCCAAGTGGTGCTTTGGATTACACATCTACAAATAGGGATGCTTTATATGAAATAAGTTTAATGTACAAAAATCATATACCATTAATTATACCAGCGAAGATGGATATTCAAAATATAAAACTAGATTTAAAAGAGGGAGTTTTGCCATTTATGATAGATGGTGAGAAGTTCTTGCATGAAAGCTCTTTTTTGACTCTTTTACAATTAAGTGGCTCACAAGTGATTTTTTATACGGATTTTATATCAAAAGGTAGTGGAGATAGTATCAGAATCTTAAATGATATTTATCAAAAAAGATATGGAAAAGATGCCATTATAGTAGCAAAAGATTTAGATGAGTTAAAAAGAGCATTAGAGGAAGTATCTGTTATTGATGATAGTTATTTCAATATCAATCAAGCTGGTATGAAAAAAAGAGAGATTTTTGCAACAAGACTTGAAAATATCGTAAAATCTGATGATTTAGGTGTTGTTCTGACTGGAGAACATATCCATTATGCACATGTTCGTGTTGATGAAGCCAAATGTACTTTATGCCTAAGTTGTGTTGGAGCATGTAATGTAAATGCACTTTGGGCTGATTCTAAAACAAATGAATTAAAACTTAATCCTTCTGTTTGTACAGCTTGTGGATATTGTGAGTTGTCTTGTCCTGAAAAAGAGTGTTTGAGTATTGAAAAAGATGTTATCAAGCTAAATCCTAGTTGGTTTAAATCAGAAGTTTTAGCGAAAGATAAACTTTTTGCATGTGTCGAGTGTGGCAAAGAGTTTGCTACTGTAAAGGCTATCGAAAAGGTTGCATCAAAAATGATACCAATATTTGCTGATCCGATAAAAGAAAGAACACTTTATTGTTGTGAGCAATGCAAACCAAAAGTTATGATGAAAGATTATGTAAATCAAATGAAAGCAGGTAATATATGA